A region of Drosophila mauritiana strain mau12 chromosome 3L, ASM438214v1, whole genome shotgun sequence DNA encodes the following proteins:
- the LOC117140948 gene encoding ankyrin-3 isoform X16 — translation MAQFVTHIQPTLMEASQGHVPHHHGHQVGVQHSSHLPHSGHNMPSPPTHNHHHAHGHGHHTSSGGHHGGAGGHSQKQAAHHSTTSGTTSGHASKGQHHSPPSRIHSPPTEHHPDHIGHYEYFQHQHEQIFHHEGANGGASHKQQTHHHPNKHEHCPTGHQSAGDGNTSFLRAARAGNLERVLEHLKNNIDINTSNANGLNALHLASKDGHIHVVSELLRRGAIVDSATKKGNTALHIASLAGQEEVVKLLLEHNASVNVQSQNGFTPLYMAAQENHDAVVRLLLSNGANQSLATEDGFTPLAVAMQQGHDKVVAVLLESDTRGKVRLPALHIAAKKDDVKAATLLLDNDHNPDVTSKSGFTPLHIASHYGNQNIANLLIQKGADVNYSAKHNISPLHVAAKWGKTNMVSLLLEKGGNIEAKTRDGLTPLHCAARSGHEQVVDMLLERGAPISAKTKNGLAPLHMAAQGEHVDAARILLYHRAPVDEVTVDYLTALHVAAHCGHVRVAKLLLDRNADANARALNGFTPLHIACKKNRLKVVELLLRHGASISATTESGLTPLHVAAFMGCMNIVIYLLQHDASPDVPTVRGETPLHLAARANQTDIIRILLRNGAQVDARAREQQTPLHIASRLGNVDIVMLLLQHGAQVDATTKDMYTALHIAAKEGQDEVAAVLIDNGAALDAATKKGFTPLHLTAKYGHIKVAQLLLQKEADVDAQGKNGVTPLHVACHYNNQQVALLLLEKGASPHATAKNGHTPLHIAARKNQMDIATTLLEYGALANAESKAGFTPLHLSSQEGHAEISNLLIEHKAAVNHPAKNGLTPMHLCAQEDNVNVAEILEKNGANIDMATKAGYTPLHVASHFGQANMVRFLLQNGANVDAATSIGYTPLHQTAQQGHCHIVNLLLEHKANANAQTVNGQTPLHIARKLGYISVLDSLKTITKEDEAAAAPAQAEEKYRVVAPEAMHESFMSDSEEEGGEDNMLSDQPYRYLTVDEMKSLGDDSLPIDVTRDERMDSNRMTQSAEYASGVPPTIGEEVISPHKTQVYGSSPKATVDGVYIANGHDEPPHVGRKLSWKSFLVSFLVDARGGAMRGCRHSGVRMIIPSRSTCQPTRVTCRYVKPQRTMHPPQLMEGEALASRVLELGPCSTKFIGPVVMEVPHFASLRGKEREIIILRSDNGETWREHTIDNSEEIIHDVLQQCFEPEEIAQLEEQAGNHVCRFVTYDFPQYFAVVSRIRQEVHAIGPEGGMVSSTVVPQVQAVFPQGALTKKIKVGLQAQPVDPDLTAKLLGRGVAVSPIVTVEPRRRKFHKAITLSMPAPKAHSQGMINQYSGNTPTLRLLCSITGGPSRAQWEDVTGSTPLTFVNDCVSFTTTVSARFWLMDCRNISDATKMATELYKEVIHVPFIAKFVVFAKKVEPFEARLRVFCMTDDREDKTLEKHELYTEVAKSRDVEVLEGKPQYIEMAGNLVPVTKSGDQLQVQFKAFRENRLPFTVRVKDQHADIVGRTLFMKEPKVAKGEPPQQPICILNIVLPEAVIPDSTTAFSDRVTSAYRTSMFSLSKHQNDHYIGDIRIVDLSNLLGKDWIQLAPEIGINGEEIDEIINQNTDSIARQAQSMIRLYKDKPNYDILSLETALKNIGRDDIMKKCKSGRLSHSREFDEADLMKNSESVEELVRREILPLGKRIQQINEREEVKYSAEEKEVEESESDEEAAKRTVAERREKIVKRLSIERSIPASTQKKEITREITEIKRKSLIEDKKAHHESEILMQLPADNVIIKTTTVPDQVIKMKMGKMDSTEVSKSEFDKELTHKFKTSGRSSEEEDQPSSPDQTDKIVQDISAAEKKEKDGVTFSRVTTITRQEARDITEDFLEIEKRSQLPATSTTATVHEKFVEEIKEKTSPLASVPQETVKEVQQVISEVTEIASKKVENIISSFESSKSVDATPVLPTQPSVESSKVSETIKNLEDSKAVTAEQVKTVQVIESSSIEETIAEFEAKKVKYDFHGGEPKTQIPKFTRKPSDDSMKPTAAPRATVESETESVIEAKVEKPISKIPVKTIPTEAQKVSEVDARKITQDFLQGEKLAAEPKPSPAASKIPKVEPRKSVDKQVDRESKVLDDVVASTATIMTAGLGGEQLKDQLVDHSEIIAKSETVAEKVTELLDTFHKIEEKVTKSEKTSEISSKVEELVKIEDKPLLQVQPKEDKVAQKVAEVIDTFHKIEEQITTADARQLTRDFLSMEKQNQLPSMPQAAEKPLESSLTSTSASEPESIVTVKPSPPASKIPVVEPRKIVFDESTKPLIEPEPVKTTEKKPLNERQLTADFLSMEQQTQLVSEPAKSLVEEVMKSAEQMVEQPKQQKPLNERQITEDFLLMEQQTQLPSDIVKPTDKLIDGIESAAPVGDEASPFHTPKLTTSVVTQEPQQLASEYDSDTFGKQATMPLGDSKMDQGLTAPVSMEPRKSLTDAEFCKSVGETITKKMSVGVIEISDELKKIESEIPHSQTPPPTPSDNKTDKQNEEPELISLERDYLADTVTTLHTTTESTLERVSAITKIANIKN, via the exons ATGGCCCAGTTTGTGACCCACATCCAGCCCACGCTGATGGAGGCGTCCCAAGGTCATGTGCCCCACCACCACGGACATCAGGTGGGTGTGCAGCACTCGTCGCATCTGCCCCACAGCGGCCACAACATGCCCTCGCCGCCCACCCACAATCACCATCATGCCCACGGACATGGTCATCATACCAGCAGCGGTGGTCATCATGGAGGAGCAGGTGGCCATTCGCAGAAGCAGGCAGCACATCATAGCACCACCTCCGGCACCACCTCCGGCCACGCCTCCAAGGGACAGCACCACAGCCCGCCCTCGAGGATCCATTCACCACCGACGGAGCACCATCCGGATCATATCGGTCACTACGAGTACTTCCAGCATCAGCACGAGCAGATCTTCCACCATGAAGGAGCAAACGGTGGCGCCAGCCACAAGCAACAGACCCACCACCATCCCAACAAGCACGAGCACTGCCCCACAGGACACCAGAGTGCG GGCGATGGAAACACTTCCTTCCTGCGTGCCGCTCGTGCCGGAAATCTGGAGCGAGTGCTCGAGCATTTGAAGAACAACATTGACATTAACACCAGCAATGCG AATGGCTTGAATGCCCTGCACCTGGCCTCCAAGGATGGCCACATCCACGTCGTCTCGGAACTCCTTCGTAGGGGCGCGATTGTGGATAGTGCCACCAAAAAGGGAAACACCGCCCTCCACATCGCCTCATTGGCTGGACAGGAGGAGGTGGTGAAGCTACTGCTGGAGCACAATGCCTCTGTGAATGTGCAATCCCAGAATGGATTCACTCCACTGTACATGGCCGCTCAGGAGAACCACGATGCGGTGGTGCGTCTCCTTTTGTCCAACGGAGCCAACCAGAGTCTGGCCACCGAGGATGGCTTCACCCCACTGGCGGTGGCCATGCAGCAGGGTCATGACAAAGTCGTTGCTGTCCTCCTTGAGAGTGATACTCGTGGAAAGGTCAGGCTTCCTGCGCTGCATATTGCCGCCAAAAAGGACGACGTCAAGGCAGCGACTCTGCTTCTCGAT AATGACCATAATCCGGACGTGACTTCCAAGTCGGGCTTCACCCCGCTGCACATTGCTTCCCATTATGGTAACCAAAACATCGCCAACCTACTCATCCAGAAGGGCGCCGATGTCAACTACTCGGCCAAGCACAATATCAGTCCGCTGCATGTGGCTGCAAAGTGGGGCAAGACCAACATGGTTTCCCTGCTCCTGGAGAAAGGTGGTAACATCGAGGCAAAGACCCGGGACGGACTTACCCCGCTCCATTGCGCCGCGCGCTCGGGTCATGAGCAAGTAGTGGACATGCTACTCGAACGAGGAGCTCCCATCTCTGCCAAGACCAAAAATGGTTTGGCACCCCTCCATATGGCCGCCCAGGGTGAGCATGTGGATGCCGCCCGCATCCTCTTGTACCATCGTGCTCCCGTCGACGAGGTGACAGTGGACTATCTCACTGCCCTGCATGTGGCTGCTCACTGTGGTCATGTTAGGGTGGCTAAGCTTCTACTGGATCGAAATGCTGATGCCAACGCAAGGGCTTTGAATGGATTCACTCCACTGCACATTGCCTGCAAGAAGAACCGCTTGAAGGTGGTGGAGTTGCTCTTGCGACATGGTGCCAGCATTAGTGCCACCACGGAGAGTGGACTTACTCCGCTCCATGTGGCCGCCTTCATGGGCTGCATGAACATTGTCATCTATCTGCTGCAGCATGATGCCAGTCCCGATGTGCCCACTGTGCGCGGTGAAACGCCACTCCATCTGGCCGCCAGAGCCAACCAG ACCGACATCATTCGCATCCTGCTGCGCAATGGCGCCCAGGTGGACGCACGTGCCCGAGAGCAACAGACACCGCTGCACATCGCTTCGCGACTGGGTAATGTGGACATCGTGATGCTCCTGCTGCAACATGGCGCCCAAGTGGACGCAACCACCAAGGACATGTACACGGCACTTCACATCGCAGCCAAGGAGGGCCAGGATGAG GTGGCCGCTGTACTAATTGATAACGGCGCCGCCTTGGATGCCGCCACCAAGAAGGGATTCACTCCACTTCACTTGACGGCCAAATATGGACACATTAAGGTCGCCCAGTTGCTGCTCCAAAAGGAGGCGGATGTGGATGCGCAGGGCAAGAATGGTGTCACCCCATTGCATGTGGCTTGCCACTACAATAACCAGCAGGTTGCCTTGTTGCTTCTGGAGAAGGGAGCAAGTCCACATGCCACGGCCAAGAATGGACATACCCCGCTCCATATTGCCGCAAGGAAGAACCAGATGGACATAGCTACTACTCTATTGGAATATGGCGCTTTGGCCAATGCCGAGAGCAAGGCCGGATTTACTCCACTCCATTTGAGCAGCCAGGAGGGTCATGCCGAGATCTCCAATCTGCTGATCGAGCACAAGGCCGCCGTCAATCATCCGGCCAAGAATGGTCTAACACCCATGCATCTGTGTGCCCAGGAGGATAATGTGAATGTGGCCGAGATTCTGGAGAAGAACGGCGCCAATATCGACATGGCCACCAAGGCAGGCTACACTCCCTTGCATGTGGCCTCTCATTTCGGCCAGGCCAACATGGTGCGTTTCTTGCTGCAGAATGGAGCCAATGTGGATGCGGCCACCTCGATTGGCTATACTCCGCTCCATCAGACCGCCCAGCAGGGTCATTGTCATATTGTGAATCTCCTGCTGGAGCACAAggccaatgccaatgcccaGACGGTCAATGGACAGACGCCTTTGCACATTGCCCGCAAACTGGGCTACATAAGTGTCCTGGACTCGTTGAAAACCATCACCAAGGAGGACgaagcagctgctgctccggcCCAAGCCGAGGAGAAGTATCGCGTGGTGGCTCCCGAGGCCATGCACGAGTCCTTCATGTCCGACTCCGAGGAAGAGGGCG GCGAAGACAATATGCTATCAGATCAACCATACCGCTATTTGACCGTTGATGAAATGAAATCCCTAGGCGACGACTCGCTGCCCATCGATGTGACCCGTGATGAGCGCATGGACTCCAACCGGATGACCCAGAGCGCCGAGTATGCCTCTGGAGTTCCGCCCACCATTGGAGAGGAGGTTATCAGTCCCCACAAGACCCAGGTCTATGGCAGTTCACCCAAGGCCACCGTGGATGGAGTTTACATTGCCAATGGTCACGATGAGCCGCCGCATGTGGG TCGCAAGCTAAGCTGGAAGAGCTTCTTGGTGTCCTTCCTGGTGGATGCCCGTGGAGGAGCAATGCGCGGTTGTCGGCACAGTGGCGTCCGCATGATCATCCCTTCGAGGTCCACTTGTCAGCCAACCAGGGTAACCTGTCGTTATGTGAAGCCGCAGCGCACCATGCATCCGCCCCAGTTGATGGAGGGCGAGGCTTTGGCCAGTCGTGTCCTGGAACTGGGTCCATGCTCTACCAAGTTTATTGGGCCAGTGGTCATGGAGGTGCCGCACTTTGCATCGCTGCGTGGCAAGGAGCGCGAGATCATCATACTGCGATCGGACAATGGAGAAACATGGCGGGAGCACACCATCGATAACTCCGAGGAGATCATACACGATGTCCTGCAGCAGTGCTTTGAGCCAGAGG AGATTGCCCAACTGGAGGAGCAGGCTGGCAACCATGTCTGCCGTTTTGTCACCTACGACTTCCCCCAGTACTTCGCCGTCGTATCGCGCATACGCCAGGAGGTCCATGCCATTGGACCGGAGGGCGGCATGGTGTCCAGCACCGTGGTGCCACAGGTGCAGGCCGTCTTCCCACAGGGAGCCCTCACCAAGAAGATCAAAGTTGGCTTACAG GCCCAACCGGTCGATCCCGATCTCACGGCGAAGCTTTTGGGTCGCGGCGTGGCCGTATCCCCAATTGTTACGGTCGAGCCGCGTCGCCGTAAATTCCACAAGGCCATCACCCTCAGCATGCCCGCACCCAAGGCTCACAGCCAGGGTATGATCAACCAGTATTCGGGCAATACGCCCACCCTGCGTCTGCTATGCTCCATCACAG GCGGACCATCTCGTGCTCAATGGGAAGATGTCACCGGTTCCACGCCCTTGACATTTGTCAATGACTGCGTCTCCTTTACGACCACAGTGTCAGCTCGTTTCTGGCTGATGGATTGCCGCAACATTTCGGATGCCACCAAAATGGCCACTGAACTGTACAA GGAAGTCATCCATGTGCCGTTTATTGCCAAGTTTGTGGTATTCGCCAAGAAGGTTGAACCATTCGAAGCTAGACTCCGGGTCTTTTGCATGACCGACGATCGTGAGGACAAAACTCTGGAGAAGCATGAGCTCTACACGGAAGTGGCCAAGAGCCGTGATGTCGAGGTCCTCGAGGGCAAGCCGCAGTACATCGAGATGGCTGGCAATCTGGTTCCAGTGACCAAATCTGGCGACCAGCTCCAGGTGCAATTCAAGGCGTTCCGAGAGAACCGCCTACCGTTCACAGTACGAGTCAAGGATCAACATGCCGACATTGTTGGACGCACTTTGTTCATGAAGGAACCGAAGGTGGCCAAGGGCGAGCCACCGCAACAGCCCATCTGCATCCTGAACATCGTTCTTCCGGAGGCTGTAATTCCGGATTCCACGACCGCCTTTTCGGACCGCGTCACCTCCGCCTACAGGACCTCAATGTTTAGCTTGAGCAAGCATCAAAATGACCATTACATTGGCGACATCCGCATCGTCGATCTATCCAACCTGTTGGGTAAGGATTGGATTCAGCTGGCCCCGGAGATTGGCATCAATGGGGAGGAGATCGATGAGATCATCAACCAAAACACAGACAGCATCGCCAGGCAGGCTCAGAGCATGATTCGCCTGTATAAGGACAAACCTAACTACGATATTCTTTCGCTGGAAACGGCTCTCAAAAACATTGGACGAGACGACATCATGAAAAAGTGCAAGAGTGGACGACTATCGCATTCGCGTGAATTCGACGAGGCGGATCTTATGAAGAACTCGGAGTCCGTGGAGGAACTGGTTCGCCGGGAAA TTCTCCCCTTAGGCAAGCGAATCCAGCAAATTAACGAACGCGAAGAAGTCAAATACTCTGCCGAGGAGAAGGAGGTCGAGGAATCGGAGTCTGATGAAGAAGCTGCCAAGCGAACAGTTGCCGAACGGCGGGAAAAGATTGTTAAGCGTCTGTCCATCGAACGATCAATTCCTGCCTCCACTCAGAAAAAAGAGATCACCCGCGAAATAACCGAAATCAAGCGTAAGAGTCTAATCGAGGACAAGAAGGCTCATCATGAGTCCGAAATTCTGATGCAACTGCCTGCCGATAACGTGATTATCAAGACAACAACTGTTCCCGACCAAGTCATTAAGATGAAGATGGGCAAGATGGACTCAACCGAGGTAAGCAAGAGCGAGTTCGACAAGGAACTTACGCACAAGTTCAAGACATCCGGACGTAGCTCAGAGGAGGAAGACCAGCCATCGTCACCAGATCAGACTGACAAGATTGTCCAGGACATTAGTGCTGCCGAAAAGAAGGAGAAGGATGGCGTGACCTTCAGCCGAGTGACGACAATAACCCGCCAAGAGGCCCGCGACATTACCGAAGACTTCTTAGAGATTGAGAAGCGAAGCCAGCTTCCGGCAACTTCCACAACCGCAACAGTTCATGAGAAGTTCGTTGAGGAGATCAAGGAGAAGACCAGCCCTCTGGCTTCAGTGCCTCAAGAAACAGTCAAGGAGGTGCAACAAGTCATCAGCGAGGTGACCGAAATAGCCAGCAAGAAGGTTGAAAACATTATTAGCTCCTTTGAGAGTAGCAAGTCTGTGGATGCTACTCCCGTTCTGCCCACACAGCCGTCTGTCGAATCATCGAAGGTTAGCGAGACCATTAAAAACCTGGAGGATTCAAAGGCCGTGACTGCGGAGCAAGTGAAGACTGTCCAGGTTATCGAGAGCTCAAGTATTGAGGAGACAATTGCTGAATTTGAAGCCAAGAAGGTCAAATATGACTTCCATGGCGGTGAGCCCAAGACTCAGATCCCAAAGTTTACGCGGAAGCCTAGCGATGACTCGATGAAGCCTACCGCAGCTCCCCGTGCTACAGTTGAATCCGAAACTGAATCGGTCATCGAGGCTAAGGTTGAAAAACCGATCTCAAAGATACCAGTCAAGACAATACCAACCGAAGCTCAGAAGGTTAGCGAAGTAGATGCACGTAAGATTACTCAAGACTTCCTCCAGGGTGAGAAACTTGCGGCCGAACCCAAGCCATCGCCGGCAGCCAGCAAGATACCCAAGGTGGAGCCGAGGAAATCTGTGGATAAGCAGGTCGATCGGGAATCAAAAGTATTGGATGATGTTGTGGCCTCTACGGCCACCATTATGACCGCCGGACTGGGAGGTGAGCAGCTCAAAGATCAACTCGTCGATCACTCTGAAATTATCGCCAAGTCCGAAACAGTCGCCGAAAAGGTAACCGAACTGCTTGACACATTCCACAAGATCGAGGAGAAGGTCACCAAATCTGAAAAAACCTCGGAAATATCGAGCAAAGTGGAGGAACTAGTTAAAATCGAGGACAAACCTCTCTTACAAGTTCAACCCAAGGAGGACAAGGTGGCGCAAAAGGTTGCTGAAGTTATCGATACATTCCACAAAATCGAGGAGCAGATCACTACTGCCGATGCCCGCCAGCTCACTCGTGATTTCCTGAGCATGGAGAAACAAAACCAATTGCCGAGCATGCCTCAAGCTGCCGAGAAGCCCCTTGAATCTAGTTTGACATCCACAAGTGCTTCGGAACCAGAATCAATAGTCACAGTGAAGCCATCACCCCCAGCGAGTAAGATACCTGTAGTGGAACCCAGGAAAATCGTTTTCGACGAATCTACAAAGCCTCTGATCGAACCAGAGCCAGTGAAGACCACTGAAAAGAAGCCTCTTAATGAGCGACAACTAACCGCTGATTTCTTGAGCATGGAGCAACAAACCCAGCTGGTCTCTGAGCCTGCCAAATCGTTGGTGGAAGAGGTGATGAAGTCCGCCGAGCAAATGGTGGAGCAACCAAAACAGCAAAAGCCCCTGAATGAGCGACAAATTACAGAGGACTTCCTGCTTATGGAACAGCAGACACAACTGCCTTCAGACATTGTTAAGCCAACGGATAAGCTGATCGATGGTATTGAGTCTGCAGCGCCGGTTGGAGATGAAGCATCACCGTTCCACACGCCCAAGCTGACCACCAGTGTGGTGACACAGGAGCCACAGCAACTGGCGAGCGAATATGACAGTGACACTTTCGGCAAACAGGCCACCATGCCGTTAGGAGACTCAAAGATGGACCAGGGACTCACTGCACCTGTATCCATGGAGCCACGAAAGTCACTGACCGATGCCGAGTTCTGCAAATCGGTGGGCGAAACAATCACCAAGAAGATGAGTGTGGGAGTGATTGAAATAAGTGATGAGCTCAAGAAAATTG AGAGCGAAATCCCACATTCCCAGACTCCTCCGCCAACACCGAGTGACAACAAAACCGACAAGCAGAACGAAGAGCCAGAACTGATCAGCTTGGAACGTG ATTATCTGGCCGACACTGTGACCACCCTGCACACAACTACAGAGTCGACCCTCGAACGCGTTTCTGCCATTACCAAAATTG